GTGCTGCAAGCGCACAACGTAGCGTTTGCCCGCGGCAGCCAGCGCTTGGTCATCCAGCTTGCCCGCCTCATAGAGCAGGAAGGGCGCGGACCATGGCAGTCCGCAGCGGTTGGCGGTGGCCTGCAAGGGGCGCAGCAACTCGGCCAGCGCAAATAGATTGACGCCCCCTGGCCCGTAGGCTTGCTGCACGTTGCCAGCGGTGGCCGCTACCAGCATGGGTTTGCCTTCCAGCGCGCGGCCCTCGGTCTCATAGGCGATGTAGAACATGCGGGTCAGCACGGCGTCCTGCCAGGTTTTGAGCAGCGCGGGCGTGGCATACCACTGCAGCGGGAACTGAAACACGATGCGCTCCGCGCCAAGCAGCCGGCGGACTTCGGCGTCCACATCGATGGCGCCGTCCGGGTAGAGGGCGTAGAGGTCGGCGATCTCCACGCCGGGCAGTGTGCTGGCCGCATTGCACAGGGCGCGATTGGCCCTGGATTGGCCGAACTGGGGATGGAACAGCAGGATCAGGGTCTTGGACATGGGGGGCTCCGGTTGGTAGTGCACGTGGTGCGTGCCGTGGTGATGTCTCAAGGATGCCGCTTCACATCAAATCATTCCAATGGATAGTTTGTATGCTCTATTATCCGTTTCATGAATTTACGTGCGATCGACCTCAATCTGCTGACCGTGCTGGACGCCTTGCTCGACGAAGCCCATGTGTCGCGCGCCGCGCAGCGTGTCGGGCTGTCCCAGCCAGCCGCCTCCAGCGCGCTGGAGCGCTGCCGCCATCTGTTCAAGGATCGCCTGCTGGAGCGTGCACCTGGCGGCATGCAGCTCACGCCGAAGGCGCAGGCTCTGCGCGCGCCGCTGAAGCAGGCGCTGGCCTCGGTGGCGGCGGTGATCGGTGAGCCTGAGGTGGACCTGGCGAGCTTGTCGCAAACGGTGCGCGTGCGGATGGCGGACCATCCCGCCGTGCTGGTGGCGCGGCAACTGCATCGGCAACTGGCGCGCAGCGCGCCGGGCGTCAATCTCGTGCTGCAGCCGTGGCAGGGCGCCGATGCCGCGCTCGGGTCCCTGGCGCGAGGTGACAGCGATCTCGCTGTATCCGTGTTTCCCGCCGTGGGCGCGGATTTTCGCCGCCGGCCGTTATTGCGCGAGCACTACGTGGTTGCCATGCGGCGGGGCCATCCCGCGGCCACCGGCTTTGGCCTGGAGTGCTGGCTGGCGTACCCGCATGTGCTGGTATCCGGCCGTGGCGATATCCACGGGCCGCTGGACGATGCACTGGCCGGGCTGGGCCTGGCGCGGCGCGTCGGCATGGTGGTGCCGAGCTTCATGATGGTGCCGCCGCTGCTGGCCGACTCCGACCTGATCGCCATGCTGCCCAGCCGCTGCGTGCCCGAGGACCCGGCACAGGCGCTGGCGACGTTCGCGCCGCCGGTGGCGGTGGAGGGTTTTTCCCTCCACCTGGCCTGGCATGCGCGCCGCGACGATGACGTGGCCGTGCGGCATGTGGCGGGCCTGATCGAAGGCCTGCTGGCGGCGTAGCTTAGTAGTTAAGCGCCACGTTGAGCATGACCGTACGGGGATTGCCCACCGGCACGATGTTGTTGCTCAGGCCGCCGGCGTAGTACGCCTTGTCGAACACGTTCTTGACGTTGAGCGCGGCCTTCCAGTGCGATGCCACATAGCCCACGCCAAGGTCCGCCACCGCGTAGCCGGGCACGGTGTAGTTGAAGGTGTAGCCGCGCTTGGCGCTTTCCGCGCGCATGCCGGCGCCGGCGTACCAGCCTGCCAGCGGCCCGCGGAAATGCTTGGTGCCCCAAAGCGAGACGCTGTGCCGGGGCACGTTGTTGAGCGGCTTGCCCACATTGGCGGCAACGGTATCTTCCGTGACCTCGCTGGCGATGTAGGCATAGGCGCCGGCCAGGCTCCAGCCGCCGCCAAGGTCCGCTGTCAGCTCTGCCTCCAGCCCGCGCGTGCGCTGCTCGCCCGTGGCAATGCTGAAGCCGGTATTGACCGGGTCCGAGCTCAGCACGTTGCGCCGGGTCAGGTCGAAGGCCGACAGCGTCACCAGGCCGCTCTTGTTGGGCAAGTCGAACTTGATGCCCACCTCGGCCTGGCGCCCCGTCTCGGGCTTGAAGGTGCCGCCGTTGACGTCGGTGCCGCTATTGGGCAGGAACGAGGTCGCGTAGCTGACATAGGGACGTGCCCAGCTGGTCAGGTCGAACATCAGCCCGGCGCTGCCGGTGACGGCCCGCGCGGTGTCGTCCAGGCGCGTGGCGGCCAGGCGGTCCGTGGTGCTGGTGCGGGCGGTGTCGTGGCGCAGGCCGGCGGTGAGCAGCCAGCGCTCGGCAAAGCGCACCTGGTCGCGCGCGTAGAAGCCCAGCGTGCTGACGTTGTCTTCCTGGTTCAGGCTGTAGGCGCTGGGGCAGTTCACGGCTGCGCCATAGACCGGGTTGTAGACGTTCAGCGCCGCGACGCGGCAGGTGCGCTGCAGGCGGCTCTCGTTGCTGCGGTTGTAGTCCACGCCGAGCGTGATCTCATGCTGCTGCCCGGCAAGCTCGAAGCGCCGCTGCAGGTTGGTATCCACGCCAATGGTGGTGCCGGAGAAATCCTGCTGCGTGCCGCTGCGGTTGAGCAACTGGCTGTTGACGGCCATGGTGCCGCCAGCGATCAGCGTGCCGGCCAGCGACAGCGTTTGCCAGCGGAAATTCTGGTTCAGCGTCCAGCCGGAATCGAAGCGGTGGGTCAGCGCATAGCCCAGCCGGTTCTGCTCGCCGTCATATGGCGCCAGGCCCGGCTCGCCGGTAAAGCGGCTATTGGGCAGGGTGCCGTTGCGGTTGGCGGTGAGCGTGCCATTCACGGGCAGGCCTTGCTGGCGTACGTATTGCCGCTCGTTGTGGCTCGCCAGCAGGGTCAGGTCGGTGCGCGTGCCCAGGTCCAGCGACAGCGACGGCGCGATATAGCGGTTGCGGTAATAGACGTAGTCGGTCGCGTCGTCGCTGTTCATCGCCAGGGCGTTGACGCGCAGCGCGGCCTTGCCGTTTGCCGACAACGGCGTGCCCACGTCCGCTGTGGCCTGCCGAAAGCCGTAGTTGCCTACCGTCAGCCCCAGTTCGCCAAACAGTTCGGGCGTGGGGCGCTTGCTGACGATATTGACCATGCCGCCCGGCTGCACCTTGCCGAACAATACCGAGGCCGGGCCTTTGAGCACTTCCACGCGCTGCGCGCCGAACAGCTCCTGCGCCACGCGGTTGTTGGACTCGACCAGCAGGCCATCGACAAAGACCGATTCCGATGCGCGCTGGCCGCGGATGATGAAGTCGTCCCAGCCGCGCCGGCCGTAGACATTGGTAACCACGCCGGCGGAATTGGCCAGTGCGTCCCCCAGGGTTTGCGCTTGCTGGCTGTCCATCAGGTCGCGCGTGATCACGGTGATGGACTGCGCGCTGTCCGCCGCGGACGTGCCGGACTTGGTCACCCCAGCTGCCCGGCGCGTGGCAAAGCCGGTGTCGGCACGGGGGTCTTCGGCGGCGCTGACCGTGACGGACGGCAAAGTGGTCTCGGCGTCCGGTGCGGCCTGGGCCATGGCAGGGGAGAACAGGCAGCCCAGGGCGGCCGGGGCAATCAGGTGGCGAGTGAGCATGGTGCTGCGAGAGTGCTGAAAGCGCCGGATTGTAAATGATAATTATTATCGTTTGTTAGATTTTGTAATGAAACCGGGCTGTGCTTAGCCCGGGACGGCGGTGCCGAATGCATGCGCCGGTTTTGCGCCTCGCCTTGCAACGCGCTTTCCACCTCAAGCGCGGCAGACTATGGTGACTAGGAGGCAGAAGCCCGAACAGGAGAACACCATGGCATCGTCGGCATCCCCCCGCCGCATCGTGATTACCGGCGCCGGTGGCGCGCTTGGCCGCGCCGTTACCCAGGCGTTCGCGGACGAGGGGGCGCGGCTGGCCCTGATCGACCGCGACGTGGAAGTGCTGCGCGCGCACGCGCCGGTGCCCGAGGCCGCGGACTGGCACCTGTTGCTGGCGGCGGACGTGACCTCGACGGACAGCATGGCCGTGGCAGCGCGCAGCATCCTCGACGCCTTCGGCGGCGTGGATGTGCTGGTGCACGTGGCCGGCGGCTTCGAGATGGGCGAGCCCGTGCAAGCGCTCAGCCGCGAGTCGTGGATGCGGATGATGGACCTGAACGCCTGGTCGCTGGTGGCCGTCATGCAGCATCTGCTGCCCGCCATGCTTGCGCAGGGCACCGGCAAGGTCGTGGCTGTGACCGCGCGCGGCGCCGCCAGCGGGGCCGCCGCGATGGGCGCCTACTGCGCCTCAAAGAGTGCGTTGCAGCGTCTGGTGGAGAGCTTGTCGCACGAGGTGCGCCGGGCCGGCGTCAACGTCAACAGCGTGGCGCCGGGCACGCTCGATACCCATGCCAACCGCCAGGCCATGCCCGCCGCCGATCCCACCGACTGGGTCTCCACCGCGTCGGCGGCACGCGCCATTGCCTTCCTGGCCTCGGACGCGGCGCAGGCGATCCATGGGCAGCATGTGGTGCTGGATGGGCTGAGCTGAGCGGCGTTGAGCCAAGAGGTCTCTACGCCTTGCGCCGTGCCAGCGGCAATGTCGCCAGCCGTTCCAGCACCACGGCACGCATGCCCGCCGGCGCCGGCAGCTGCTCCAGCAATGCCGGCCAGCGCTCGTGCGCCATCGCCACCGCGTCCTTCACGGCGGCGGTGGCGATGCGCTCGGCGATCCGGGCCTTGCGCGCGAACTCGCGGTAGGTCTGCAGGGTTTGCTCGCGCTGCTGGCGGTCGATGGCCACATTCTGGCCGAAGCCGGCAAAGCCCGGCAGGGCGGCCACGCTGACGATGTCGTAAGCGGGCGAGAGCTCGGGGGCGACGCCGTTGCGGTACAGGAAGGAGAAGTTCTTAAGGTGAGCGTCACTGTTGCCCAGCAGGGTATTGACGGCCTGGCGGATAAAGAACTGCCGCACGTCTTCGATGCCACGCACGCTCAGGCGCTCCAGCAGTTGCACCAGGGCGGCGTAGGCGTCATGGCCGCCATACTTGCGGTTGGGCATGCGGGTCAGCAACTGGCAGCCGTCTTCGGCATGCACGCGCCCGCCGGGCTCGCGGTCGAAGCGGTCCACGGCGAGGAAGTGCAGGCCGGGGCCAAGGGCCTCGGCCAGCCCCTCGACCTCGATGGCGGCAAGCGGCGCGGGCCGGCACGGCGCCACCGCCACGCCAGCGGCCTGCGCCAGCTGCATCGACACGTATTCGTTGAAGACCTGGCTGTCGTCATTGCGCGCGGGCAGCTTGGCGATCAGGTCGGAGAGGTGCCCGTGGGTGGGCATGGTGTAGCGCTTGCCGGCATGCGCGGTGGACAGCGCCAGCTTGTTCTGCACGCCCGAGACCGAGGCCGCGCCTTCGGTGGCGCCTTCGATCACGGCAATTTCGAGGTTGTCCGCGCCGCCCGTCACGCCGACGGTGCGCACGTGCTCGGGCAGGGCGTCGATGGGCGCGGGGCGCACCACCACCGCGCCCGGCAGGTCGTCGCCGGCGGCGGCCAGAATGCCGAAATCGTCGCGGTCTTCGGGATGGTGGCGCGTGGCCTCCAGGCGCTTGCGCAGCTCGCTCTCGGGCAACAGCCCGGCAAAGTAGGGCGGCAGCGCCGCGTTGGTGTTGTACAGCGCGGGATGGAAAGGGTTGGACAGCACCGAGGCGGTCAGTGTGTCGTTGCCGGGGAAGGTCAGCGAAAGGCTGAGCGTGGGCCGCAGCGGGTCGCCGCGGAAGGCTTCCGCCGGCACGAAGCGGCAGGTGCGCCCCACCTCGCACAAATGGCCGCACAGCACGCCGTGCAGATGCACTTCCAGATAGCGGGGGCGTAGCCCGGTGCTCATGATTCCTGCTCCAGGAACATTTCCACCGAGGTCTTGGCCTCGCGGTCCGGCCCGCTGTCCTTGCCCTCGACCAGGCGCTTCACGGCGAGCAGGTGCTCGCGTGGCACCAGGACCCATTCCGCATCGAGCGCGGCACCCACGGCTTCGAGTGTGGAGGCGCGCACATCGCTGCGGCCGCTCAGCGCTGTGGTCAGGTTGGACGGCGCCATGCCGATCAGCCGGGCCACTTCCCCCAGCGAGGATTTGCGTGTGGCTCGGCGTGCCTGGAGCTGATCAAAGAATGATGCCATGGCATATTTTCACATCAAAAGATATGAAATAGCATAGCACACGACAGCGTTTATTATGTCATTGCATAATATATCTCAAATAAACATGTCATAGCATAATAGCCTGTGCGATCAGGCCGCCTTGCTCTGGTCTGCCGCTTGCCCTGCGGACGCCAGAACGCGGAAGTGGCCCAGCTCATCCGGCGCGCACTGCGCAATCAACCCGGTTTCCCAGGCCAGGTAGGCGCGCGCGGCGTCCTTGTTGCCTTCGTGCCGGTCGTGCACGAAAAACAGGTAGTCGATACGCGCTTCCGGGGGCAGCCCCACCGGCTCGGCCGCCTCGGGCAGCCCCGCGGCCTGCCAGGTGCGGTAGCCCTCCGCCAGCCGGTACACGTGGCGGTAGCCGGCGGCCAGCAGATCCTGCCCGGCCAGGTTGGCGATGTGCGGCTCGCTCGCGATCAGGATGACTGGCTGGTCGGGGGTGGCGCCAAGGCGGTCCAGCGTGGCGGGCAGGCGCGGGCGGATCGACCAGGCCGCGCCTTCGGCGTGGCCGCGGGCGTATTCGGCGCTTTCGCGCAGGTCGATGCGCAGCGCGTCGGGCGCCTGTGCGTACAGCGCGCGCAGCAGGTTGGCGTCGAGCACCGGCAGGGCGTGGGCGGGCAGGGTGCGCGGCGGCGCGCTCGCCTTGATGGCGGCATTGACGCCGTGCGCGAGCACGGCGCTCTCATAGCCCAGCTGGTAAAGCCAGCTGGCCACCACCGGTGCGCGCACGCCATCGTCGTCGAACACGATCACGCGGCTGCCGCGTACGCCGATGTACTGGTCGGTGGCCTGCACCAGCTGGCCGCCGGGTGCGTGCCGCGCGCCGTCGATCGAGCCTTGCGCGAATTCCTCGGCAGTGCGGATATCCAGCAGGTAGGTGGTGCGGCTCTCATCGTCCAGCCACTGCTGCGCCTGCGTGGCCGACAGCGCGGGCAAGCCGGCGCGCTGCAGCAGCCGGGCCGAGCGAGCGCGCGCCTCGGCCAGCTCGCTGGCCGGCGGGGCCGCCGGGTAGCGGCGCTGGCTGCCATGCTCGAGCGCGTGGTCGGCCAGGTACCAGCCCTGCGTGCCATTCTCCAGCGCCAGCACCGGATTGGGCAGGCCAAGGTTGCGCAGCGTCTGCGCGCCGATGATGCTGCGCGTGCGCCCGGCGCAGTGCACCACCACGGTGGTCTGCGCATCCGGCAGCAGCGCCGCCAGGCGCAGGGCCAGCTCGCCGTTGGGCAGGCTGTGCGCGCCGGGGATGGTCATCTTCTGGTGCTCGGCAAAGGTGCGGCCATCCACCAGCACCAGCGGCTCGCCGCTGTCGCGGCGCGCCACCAGCTCAGCAGCGCTCAGGCGCGGCGTGTGCTGCTGGTGCTCGACCAGTTCGCCAAACGTCTTCGATGGTACGTTGACGCCCTTGAACAAGGTGTAGCCGGC
The Cupriavidus basilensis DNA segment above includes these coding regions:
- a CDS encoding TonB-dependent siderophore receptor, translated to MLTRHLIAPAALGCLFSPAMAQAAPDAETTLPSVTVSAAEDPRADTGFATRRAAGVTKSGTSAADSAQSITVITRDLMDSQQAQTLGDALANSAGVVTNVYGRRGWDDFIIRGQRASESVFVDGLLVESNNRVAQELFGAQRVEVLKGPASVLFGKVQPGGMVNIVSKRPTPELFGELGLTVGNYGFRQATADVGTPLSANGKAALRVNALAMNSDDATDYVYYRNRYIAPSLSLDLGTRTDLTLLASHNERQYVRQQGLPVNGTLTANRNGTLPNSRFTGEPGLAPYDGEQNRLGYALTHRFDSGWTLNQNFRWQTLSLAGTLIAGGTMAVNSQLLNRSGTQQDFSGTTIGVDTNLQRRFELAGQQHEITLGVDYNRSNESRLQRTCRVAALNVYNPVYGAAVNCPSAYSLNQEDNVSTLGFYARDQVRFAERWLLTAGLRHDTARTSTTDRLAATRLDDTARAVTGSAGLMFDLTSWARPYVSYATSFLPNSGTDVNGGTFKPETGRQAEVGIKFDLPNKSGLVTLSAFDLTRRNVLSSDPVNTGFSIATGEQRTRGLEAELTADLGGGWSLAGAYAYIASEVTEDTVAANVGKPLNNVPRHSVSLWGTKHFRGPLAGWYAGAGMRAESAKRGYTFNYTVPGYAVADLGVGYVASHWKAALNVKNVFDKAYYAGGLSNNIVPVGNPRTVMLNVALNY
- a CDS encoding type II toxin-antitoxin system HipA family toxin — its product is MSTGLRPRYLEVHLHGVLCGHLCEVGRTCRFVPAEAFRGDPLRPTLSLSLTFPGNDTLTASVLSNPFHPALYNTNAALPPYFAGLLPESELRKRLEATRHHPEDRDDFGILAAAGDDLPGAVVVRPAPIDALPEHVRTVGVTGGADNLEIAVIEGATEGAASVSGVQNKLALSTAHAGKRYTMPTHGHLSDLIAKLPARNDDSQVFNEYVSMQLAQAAGVAVAPCRPAPLAAIEVEGLAEALGPGLHFLAVDRFDREPGGRVHAEDGCQLLTRMPNRKYGGHDAYAALVQLLERLSVRGIEDVRQFFIRQAVNTLLGNSDAHLKNFSFLYRNGVAPELSPAYDIVSVAALPGFAGFGQNVAIDRQQREQTLQTYREFARKARIAERIATAAVKDAVAMAHERWPALLEQLPAPAGMRAVVLERLATLPLARRKA
- a CDS encoding helix-turn-helix domain-containing protein, which encodes MASFFDQLQARRATRKSSLGEVARLIGMAPSNLTTALSGRSDVRASTLEAVGAALDAEWVLVPREHLLAVKRLVEGKDSGPDREAKTSVEMFLEQES
- a CDS encoding rhodanese-like domain-containing protein encodes the protein MTQSIDAVTLRGWLNDGQPLALFDVREHGQYGEGHPFFAVPLPYSRLELDVALLAPRLAERIVLLDAGDGVAELAAQRLASLGYSNLTLLAGGAAAWAAAGYTLFKGVNVPSKTFGELVEHQQHTPRLSAAELVARRDSGEPLVLVDGRTFAEHQKMTIPGAHSLPNGELALRLAALLPDAQTTVVVHCAGRTRSIIGAQTLRNLGLPNPVLALENGTQGWYLADHALEHGSQRRYPAAPPASELAEARARSARLLQRAGLPALSATQAQQWLDDESRTTYLLDIRTAEEFAQGSIDGARHAPGGQLVQATDQYIGVRGSRVIVFDDDGVRAPVVASWLYQLGYESAVLAHGVNAAIKASAPPRTLPAHALPVLDANLLRALYAQAPDALRIDLRESAEYARGHAEGAAWSIRPRLPATLDRLGATPDQPVILIASEPHIANLAGQDLLAAGYRHVYRLAEGYRTWQAAGLPEAAEPVGLPPEARIDYLFFVHDRHEGNKDAARAYLAWETGLIAQCAPDELGHFRVLASAGQAADQSKAA
- a CDS encoding SDR family NAD(P)-dependent oxidoreductase, whose protein sequence is MASSASPRRIVITGAGGALGRAVTQAFADEGARLALIDRDVEVLRAHAPVPEAADWHLLLAADVTSTDSMAVAARSILDAFGGVDVLVHVAGGFEMGEPVQALSRESWMRMMDLNAWSLVAVMQHLLPAMLAQGTGKVVAVTARGAASGAAAMGAYCASKSALQRLVESLSHEVRRAGVNVNSVAPGTLDTHANRQAMPAADPTDWVSTASAARAIAFLASDAAQAIHGQHVVLDGLS
- a CDS encoding LysR family transcriptional regulator — protein: MNLRAIDLNLLTVLDALLDEAHVSRAAQRVGLSQPAASSALERCRHLFKDRLLERAPGGMQLTPKAQALRAPLKQALASVAAVIGEPEVDLASLSQTVRVRMADHPAVLVARQLHRQLARSAPGVNLVLQPWQGADAALGSLARGDSDLAVSVFPAVGADFRRRPLLREHYVVAMRRGHPAATGFGLECWLAYPHVLVSGRGDIHGPLDDALAGLGLARRVGMVVPSFMMVPPLLADSDLIAMLPSRCVPEDPAQALATFAPPVAVEGFSLHLAWHARRDDDVAVRHVAGLIEGLLAA
- a CDS encoding NAD(P)H-dependent oxidoreductase, whose amino-acid sequence is MSKTLILLFHPQFGQSRANRALCNAASTLPGVEIADLYALYPDGAIDVDAEVRRLLGAERIVFQFPLQWYATPALLKTWQDAVLTRMFYIAYETEGRALEGKPMLVAATAGNVQQAYGPGGVNLFALAELLRPLQATANRCGLPWSAPFLLYEAGKLDDQALAAAGKRYVVRLQHIAA